Proteins encoded within one genomic window of Tabrizicola piscis:
- the urtA gene encoding urea ABC transporter substrate-binding protein, translating to MKLTRRTLLASGIAALSLPRVAFAQAETIKVGVLHSLSGTMAISETTLKDTMLMLIEAQNAKGGLLGKQLEAVVVDPASDWPLFAEKARELLTVSNVDVMFGCWTSVSRKSVLPVIEELNGLLFYPVQYEGEESSKNVFYTGAAPNQQAIPAVDYYLEELGVTKFALLGTDYVYPRTTNNILEAYLISKGIPKEDIFVNYTPFGHSDWSKIVGDVVALGADGKKVGVISTINGDANIGFYKELAAAGVTADTLPVVAFSVGEEELSGLDTTNLAGHLAAWNYFMSADTPENAAFIAAWKAFIKDDARVTNDPMEAHYIGFNMWVNAVTAAGTTEVDAVSAAMIGQEFPNLTGGIAKMLPNHHLTKPVLIGEIRADGQFDIISQTDPVPGDAWTDYLPESAVLEADWAELKCGMYNTETSTCVQLKSNY from the coding sequence ATGAAACTGACCAGACGTACATTGTTGGCATCCGGAATTGCCGCGCTTTCCTTGCCCCGCGTTGCCTTTGCCCAGGCCGAGACCATCAAGGTCGGCGTGCTGCATTCGCTTTCGGGGACGATGGCGATTTCGGAAACGACGCTGAAAGACACCATGCTTATGCTGATCGAAGCGCAGAACGCCAAGGGCGGTCTTCTCGGCAAGCAGCTTGAGGCGGTGGTCGTCGACCCGGCCTCGGACTGGCCGCTGTTTGCCGAAAAGGCGCGGGAACTGCTGACCGTGTCGAACGTCGACGTGATGTTCGGCTGCTGGACCTCGGTGTCGCGGAAGTCCGTCCTGCCGGTGATCGAGGAACTCAATGGCCTGCTGTTCTACCCGGTGCAGTACGAAGGTGAGGAATCGTCGAAGAACGTGTTCTACACCGGTGCAGCCCCGAACCAGCAGGCGATCCCTGCAGTGGATTACTACCTGGAGGAACTGGGCGTCACAAAATTCGCGCTTCTGGGGACGGACTATGTCTACCCGCGCACCACGAACAACATTCTGGAAGCCTACCTGATCTCCAAGGGCATCCCGAAGGAGGACATCTTCGTCAACTACACCCCCTTCGGGCACAGCGACTGGTCGAAGATTGTGGGTGACGTGGTGGCCCTGGGTGCTGACGGCAAGAAGGTCGGCGTCATCTCGACCATCAACGGCGATGCAAACATCGGGTTCTACAAGGAACTGGCTGCCGCTGGCGTCACGGCCGACACGCTGCCCGTCGTCGCCTTCTCGGTCGGTGAGGAAGAGCTTTCGGGTCTGGACACCACCAACCTCGCCGGTCATCTGGCGGCTTGGAACTACTTCATGTCGGCTGACACCCCGGAAAACGCCGCCTTCATCGCGGCCTGGAAGGCCTTCATCAAGGATGACGCGCGCGTCACGAACGACCCGATGGAAGCGCATTACATCGGCTTCAACATGTGGGTGAACGCGGTCACCGCCGCAGGTACGACCGAGGTGGATGCGGTTTCGGCTGCGATGATCGGGCAGGAGTTCCCGAACCTGACCGGCGGGATCGCCAAGATGCTGCCGAACCACCACCTGACCAAGCCGGTGCTGATCGGCGAAATCCGCGCCGATGGGCAGTTCGACATCATCAGCCAGACCGACCCGGTCCCCGGCGATGCATGGACCGACTATCTGCCGGAATCGGCGGTGCTGGAGGCCGATTGGGCCGAGCTGAAGTGCGGGATGTACAACACGGAAACCTCCACCTGCGTGCAGCTGAAGTCGAACTACTGA